The genomic DNA TGTCAACGTTAACTATGTAAGTAGTGATACTTAAAATCGTAAAAACATAcctatgtacgtatatatatatgtatttgtacacatgttttatttttacttccaTTCTTTCTATATCACTCAAAACGTGTTTTTTGGTTGGCCATAGATGAGGGAGTTCCACAATACAATTACCTTTacatttatctttatttttacatttatatttatatttatctttatctttacctttatatttatctttatctCTACCTTtacctttatatttatctttatctCTACCTTtacctttatatttatctttatctTTACCTTTacatttatctttatttttacctttatatttatatttatctttatctttacctttatatttatctttatctttacctttatatttatctttatctctacctttatatatatctttatctttacctcttttttcttttttttttattcccaGATACCACATAGGAATTTGCGAATTGTTATGTATCAGTGTGTCTATTTTATTAGGGAAAAATGAATGCCTCATTGAGCACGTTGTGTTAGGACTGTTTTTATACGACACTTTTGTATcttctaaaaaaaatgaactaaCTCAATTTGATAAGAATATCTTAAAAAGCATAATAGACCCCCCGAACAATGAAAGTACCTCTTTTCagaaattaatgaattatttttcgTCCTATATAAATGCCACGGTAAATCTGTAATTGcgtaggaaaaaaaaaaaaagcctaCTGGAAAGAACTACATGTATATGATGAAGATTGTGAATGTATGCacttatatgtatacctATTTGTACATTCATCACTCGTATTACATACTTATCACAACATAACGTGTTaacgaaaaaatagaaagcacttttctattttttgttcaCAAATAATGCgtatttttttcgttttgttTAATGTCTGTTAAtactcatatattttattacgaTCGCCAAAGCTATAATGTATATTCGTttctttgaatatataaaaaatacatattaaataatggATTTATGTTGTTTCCTTTAAAGTTGtgtactttattattttaattttaattttttttttttttttttttttttatttcaatatacaaaaatagaaaaaataataacttaAACATTAATTTAGCTGTTAACGAATGTTGTTTATGTTCTCATTTAACAacaatgtattattatttttactctaatttttttccattataactttaaaaaaaataaaataaaaataaagaataaatggCAACATGTGTTAataattagttttttttacagctaaatattgatgaaaatggaattaaatgtataaaaaagttGATGTAAAAACTGcgcaaatatatgtatatgtatatgtatatatatatatatatatatgtatatgtgttggagaaatatatatacaaatatatatttatgtatgaatGGGTAATAATgcgagtaaaaaaaaaaaaaaatgtagctATACTCACTTTCATACTTGAAAGGTTgaagataaaaattaatacaacAGTGTGAGaattacaataatttaagaactgtttaaataaaaataagtatattgTAATTACAAGATATTATTCTCtctttctatatatataaatatacatatatatatttatatgcacatgtgtaAATACTCAGACCGTGTACGAGATACAATTCTGCACATTTTGTCCTTCATCATAATTCAGTTTTGTGTCTTATCAATGTTCATATTAAATAAGCTTTTGTAATTCATCGTAGAAGACAAGGACAAGTGCTCCCCCAGCGCCTCTAATGACGTTAGCCCATGCCCCTTTAAAGAACCCTCCAAGGCCTTCATTCTTCAAAATCTTAATCCAACAATCTATTGTATTTTTGTATTGAATTTCTTCCTTTGCTTTCCTACCTGACATCATCATCATTCTTCTTCTGACCGTATCGAATGGATAGGAAATGAGACCTGCTAATATGGTAACTGATTGAGCAACAGCCCATTTAAATACaatatgtgtatttttatcattattgaATAAAAGAGCTTTTGCACTGTCATATAAACCAAAATAGGATCCTCTGTAAACAATAATTCCAGTAACTGAAACACCAAAACCACTATATAAGGATAATAATCctgtttgtttatatatttttactaaacAGTCTAGTAACCCACTAAATTGTCtgtcttttccttttccaaTGTCTGATGCTAATCTTGTTCTTGCGAAATCTAAAGGGTATACTATTAACAAAGAAATTGCTCCTGCTGTTGCACCTGacaaaatatttacacaAAAGAATTTACTGAACTCTGTATTTTGATCATATTttggaaatatatttttaaaataatcttTAAAAGCAAAGTTAAAAGCTTGTGTTGGAAAATAACGAATAACATTGGCTAAGTTTCCTCTCCATAATGACGCAACACCCTGTTCTTGTGATACTCTTTTAAAGCAGTTCATTAAACCACTATATCTTTCTACTTGTCCTGATTTTATCTCAGGTATAGAGTCTTGTGTTtgaattaacatttttactCTTTCTATAGGAGCAACCACTGTTTTTGATATAGCCGCCGACACACCCCCCATTAGGAAGTCTGCGgcaaaatttgtttttatatccCCTCCACTCATTTTCGCAAATAGTTtcgtaatatattatttaatatatgcgATATGTTGTGAACACACAACTCAAAGTATACTCTATGTAATGTTTACACAATATTAAGGATGCGCTATGCTACATATATACTGTTCACACAACGTTATTTATGCgctaattatttatttgataCCTATTTATAAGCAAGTATTACTTACgcacaaacatacatatatacacccATACATAGATATAAATGTGTTATTCAGGCCGCAGATTCTCTcaacaatgaaaaaattgatgTAAAAAAacgtttttaaaaatgtaaaatataaataatactatataaaaaataataatatattatttgttcagACAAAtcatgttttatataaaatattttctttaaaaattttttttatctgttctcatttttcatattattccaaaaataaatatgagaTTTTAACTTTGGGGAGGAAAAATATCTCTTATTCTACAATAAgcttatataacatattataaaaaattatttaagaatactacaaaaaaattataaaacataacggaaaaacacatataatgcatatatatttatttatgtacatataataagcATGTACTAATGCAATATGCAAAAACGTTATAAGTAGCATctaatacgtatatatatgatatatatacacatatatttatacatatacgtagtACGTATaagtgtaatatataaatttataaatatatttttccaaatatcttatgttttttttcctcttaaaaattaaagagaTCTTAATTTCAAGGAAAAGTGcttgggaaaaaaaaagaaaaaagaatacatCAAAATCTGTGAAAAAACACTTTTTAAAGCTAAGGAAATATTTCTACGTATAACAAATACAATTTAACTCGATCCTATAATCCtgtaaaactttttattCGACTTAACCTTTTTTGCTACGTATGATGCATATATTggtgtattaaaaaatgtaatatattatatatatgtgcttatgttcttttttcctacaattttttcttctctctTGTCATTTATACTtcagtatatataaacgtaaAGGTATCTATATAACTTTtgtatattgttttttttacagATTTTCTTTGATATTTTCGTTAACTTCTTTTTGTAATGTTTATAATGCCTTTCTCATTTTgtattcaattattttttttttgaatcatggtttttaacttttaattttggttcacaattttcctttttaattttgttttttattatttttaattttttaaatcctGTATACTTTGcaagtatttttaaatttttatatctttttaaacttaattccttttttaaattttatataaaaaatctttttaatttattttttttttttaattttagcGTATCGTTGTTTTAatcatatttctttattttattggctcattttttttttttttttttttttgtatatttttatgtagatatacatacatacattgtGCATATCAATTATATAGAGAGATAAAGAAATACAGTGTATTTAATTGATTTTTCAACAACATGTGCTTTGTTCAATTCTTTATTAGCGCTAGTCGTATGTACAACATTCTtctgaatatattaaaaattggtcagaaataatttcatgttatacctctttttttataaatatttagataTAGTGCATACGTAATAggttattctatttttttattgtgttaaacattatatgtatatgttatatatattatatatatacatatacatgtatatttatttatgtatgtatatgtatattattgaACTTGAGAGgtaacaattattttttattcatatatcctatattttttataagaaagagtaaataaatttataacaaatgaaatctagtgtaaaataaaaaaaaggttccATGCggaatatactttttaatgcATTAATGTTCTATTGTATCTTgcaaaatattcaaaatatgtagcaaatatatacataatacattaattcttttattaaaaacgatttacttgtttttgttttatagtATTTGTAGAATTGCAAATTTTGGCAATAtgttttttacctttttaaaaatttttatattttatttaattagatttttaacatatgcatatgtatgtattataaaaaggatattattgggttcaattttttttttccataagtGAATATTAGGAGAAagatttaattatttacataaatatatacatatatatgaatacatatatatgatgtaGCTGTACTGAGGAATggaaagaaaatttaatattttttagaataaataatgtaagTAGCAAATTCTGATTAAAGAGCGACAACAAGTGTTGATacggaaaaataaatttatgcttcataaaattatttaaaataatgaaaaaaaaaggaaaagcaaaaaaatgatgtcatttaaatgtaataatgagaaacttaaaaaaattaaatataaataaaattaagggAAGAAGTGAGCTTACCTGCGCACGCATTCTGTATTTACATGGAAAATTAaacattaattataaatttagaGATTCTCAAAttaattttagaaaatatgtatgttttgttttgttttattttaattttttttttctttattattactggcttaattcaaataaatacGAAATACGgaaagaattaataaaaatatttttttttaattttataattaaattatcattaatacaaaaaacaaaagggTCGTACTTGTGAGATTTACTTGAGGGATATATAAAActtgtaattttttcttgttcctttttttgacaaaatgaataaaggaaaaaatcttcataaaatattttaactgCATTAAAAAGGCTTTCTTCGAAGTGATTAAAATACTCCGTAACTTCTCTGTAATAATTATCGAgtggaatatttttttcattttcttttttgttgtctgaatatttatttaattttaaaatggtaTCATAACACCTTATCTTTTTAATAAGTAGGTGTTGTTTTCTACATGTTTCGTAATCAAATGgttttcttgtttttaaaaaataatttaaacaatCATTATTCAATCGCAAGTATAACGAAtcaaaaagaatttttaatttacatgTTCTTATTAAGTTGGAAATTTGGTGATTACCATTTTCACctactttctttttatttttttctgataaCACACTTTTTTGGAAAAGGCGAGTTTTTTGTTCGTACAAATCTGCtagtaacaaaaaaaagaaaatccttaattcattaatatttaaattgtttacattgtttatattatttacattgttcatattatttacattgtTTACATTGCTTATATTGTTTACGTTTTTTATAC from Plasmodium brasilianum strain Bolivian I chromosome 10, whole genome shotgun sequence includes the following:
- a CDS encoding hypothetical protein (ADP), with protein sequence MSGGDIKTNFAADFLMGGVSAAISKTVVAPIERVKMLIQTQDSIPEIKSGQVERYSGLMNCFKRVSQEQGVASLWRGNLANVIRYFPTQAFNFAFKDYFKNIFPKYDQNTEFSKFFCVNILSGATAGAISLLIVYPLDFARTRLASDIGKGKDRQFSGLLDCLVKIYKQTGLLSLYSGFGVSVTGIIVYRGSYFGLYDSAKALLFNNDKNTHIVFKWAVAQSVTILAGLISYPFDTVRRRMMMMSGRKAKEEIQYKNTIDCWIKILKNEGLGGFFKGAWANVIRGAGGALVLVFYDELQKLI